The window GCATCGTACTGCTGTTGACGGAGAATTGGCTTTGAACACCCAGGGTGAACTAATCGAAGGGCTGCTTCAGTTTGTGACGCTGGCTGAAGGCGAGCGCAAGCTACTTGCGGCCGATCTCCACGATCAGACGCTGTCGGACCTTCGCGAGCTTGCAAGACTAGCGCGGCGCTTGTTCGAAAAGCCCGAGGACGCTATGACGCAAGAGGTGCGCAACGGACTCGCCAAGCTCATCTTTGGCCTGGAACAAACAATGGATGAAGTGCGCCGCGCGATGGAGAACTTGAGCCCGTCGGCGCTTGACACGCTCGGGCTCGTCCCGGCGATCGAGAGTTGTCTTACTCGCACGTCACAGTCCTGCGAGCGTCCATTCTTGACCCGGTTTGCCTGTCCCGCGAAGATGGACGATATCAACTTTTCTGAAACGGAG is drawn from Acidobacteriota bacterium and contains these coding sequences:
- a CDS encoding ATP-binding protein; translation: MAALHRTAVDGELALNTQGELIEGLLQFVTLAEGERKLLAADLHDQTLSDLRELARLARRLFEKPEDAMTQEVRNGLAKLIFGLEQTMDEVRRAMENLSPSALDTLGLVPAIESCLTRTSQSCERPFLTRFACPAKMDDINFSETEQLLLYRIVQEALNNISKHASARFVEIVIMRESDGLLIRVSDDGRGMTISGDLRRARGIDNMRYRARLIGAELTWLRATGRRGTVVELRLPIRSRDDA